In one Paraburkholderia azotifigens genomic region, the following are encoded:
- a CDS encoding VOC family protein: MSRFFGEIRQAGYVVRDIEAAMDHWSRVLGVGPWFYNERVPIEDYRYHGERYEVHNSVALANSGDLQVELIQTRNDAPSMYRDFLAAGHTGLQHNAYWTTSFDADLERLLQQGFKVAMSGNVGKNGRFVYFDTEQHPGTVIELSEVAGPKGKLFDLIRGASLNWDGRDAVRPFPDLNTL, encoded by the coding sequence ATGAGTCGTTTTTTTGGCGAAATCCGCCAGGCCGGTTACGTCGTGCGCGACATCGAAGCGGCAATGGATCACTGGAGCCGCGTGCTCGGCGTCGGCCCGTGGTTCTATAACGAGCGCGTGCCGATCGAGGATTATCGGTACCACGGCGAACGCTACGAGGTTCACAACTCGGTGGCGCTCGCGAATTCGGGCGATCTGCAAGTCGAACTGATCCAGACGCGCAACGACGCGCCGTCGATGTATCGCGACTTTCTCGCCGCGGGCCATACCGGCTTGCAGCACAACGCATACTGGACCACATCGTTCGATGCCGATCTCGAACGTCTGCTGCAACAGGGCTTCAAGGTTGCGATGAGCGGCAACGTCGGCAAGAACGGGCGCTTCGTCTACTTCGACACGGAGCAGCATCCGGGCACGGTGATCGAGCTGTCGGAAGTCGCGGGGCCGAAAGGCAAGCTGTTCGACCTGATCCGCGGCGCGTCGCTGAACTGGGACGGACGCGACGCCGTGCGTCCGTTTCCCGATCTGAACACGCTATGA